One region of Carassius gibelio isolate Cgi1373 ecotype wild population from Czech Republic chromosome A1, carGib1.2-hapl.c, whole genome shotgun sequence genomic DNA includes:
- the LOC128018874 gene encoding activating transcription factor 7-interacting protein 1 isoform X1: MISWFRSFFGTNQNLQNQICTKDPHATGFQIREQESTRNHRSLVKMEVAVPEEPQKKIFRARKTMKMSDRQQLEALHTTLTTTSSCSASYSSSSSRPQTPLVNGAHTKKEEVQEKDLNHKETELMSPAPDSARCSPTPSFTLSRSPSPPNTQTTSPSMDIDDPLVAAEEKKETSNKSSSSSLSASPSGLNCDPEVKEGFLCLSEEDEIQADKDENKDSSEETMNEDDEKEDRKDKKGTSEKAGADSSSPAGTKRSLSDVNDEDDKEVKEERDEKRARLGGEELEAQLELKITASAGSRHKLEKMVQQLVEERLRVLQLTVFDRSIKELKERVEKIDNATKQQNTMQHFNTLQAKISRLAKKFGAANQASENSKRTQEALAASTAAQANNATNRTTPQRTVKTTVDSKLSSPPTGSNATASPAQPKPLSTPTTPTSSALASPAPILQIISTTTSSTPSSTSLPGQSQTGTLLLKTGPSTGVMTSTPATSGGQSVSIQPLLIQLPLAMANGQSGALVSTAGGVSLIPVSSISTVSSNNKAKTTTPTTTFILQKPAGSIVSSSSTSSVPVVSLARAVYPGGTGTVSSPSTGISVTTARTPTQCAAVVGVSTAASSPGTTGPAATGSAAAAAGPPLASALASKTDNQAKTPSQTGRPKGSVIDLTEDDDDVQVTGVQKATVSPITTQRASGPPPLVSSTTNAGARSAQRSSVDTPSRPSSSSSTTLPPLPLAPSPPARLPPEAAHTSPPQQPQLKLARVQSQNGIVLSWCVAETDRNCAAVDTYHLYAYHQDHQGAASGTGASAQSLWKKIGEVKALPLPMACTLTQFVSGSTYYFAVRAKDVYGRFGPFCEPQCTDVINPASSTSS; encoded by the exons gatCCTCATGCGACTGGCTTCCAAATCCGTGAACAGGAAAGTACAAGAAATCACAGAAGCCTG GTGAAAATGGAAGTAGCTGTACCAGAGGAACCTCAGAAGAAAATCTTTCGTGCACGGAAAACGATGAAGATGAGCGACCGGCAGCAACTGGAAGCTCTGCACACCACCCTGACAACCACCTCCTCCTGCTCCGCCTCTTACTCATCTTCCTCCTCACGACCTCAGACACCACTGGTGAATGGCGCCCACACCAAGAAAGAGGAAGTCCAGGAGAAAGACTTGAATCATAAAGAGACCGAATTGATGTCACCTGCCCCTGATTCTGCTCGCTGTTCCCCTACTCCATCTTTCACCCTCTCTCGATCCCCTTCTCCACCCAACACACAAACTACCTCGCCTTCTATGGATATTGACGACCCCCTTGTGGCCGCAGAAGAGAAAAAGGAGACAAGCAATAAAAGttcctcttcttctctttctgCTTCCCCCTCGGGGTTGAATTGTGATCCAGAGGTTAAAGAAGGATTTCTGTGCTTAAGCGAAGAGGATGAAATCCAAGCAGACAAAGATGAAAACAAAGACAGTAGTGAGGAGACGATGAATGAAGATGATGAGAAAGAGGACCGAAAAGACAAAAAAGGCACTTCTGAGAAAGCAGGAG CAGACAGCAGTTCTCCTGCTGGTACTAAGAGATCATTGTCTGACGTGAACGATGAAGATGATAAAGAAGTCAAGGAGGAGAGAGATGAAAAACGAGCAAGGCTGGGGGGTGAGGAGCTGGAGGCTCAGCTAGAGCTGAAAATCACAGCCAGTGCTGGGAGCCGCCATAAACTGGAGAAG ATGGTACAGCAGTTAGTTGAGGAACGGTTACGGGTGTTGCAGTTGACTGTGTTTGACCGAAGTATAAAAGAGCTGAAAGAGAGAGTGGAGAAGATTGACAATGCAACCAAACAACAGAATACGATGCAGCATTTTAACACACTACAG GCCAAGATTTCCCGGCTGGCAAAAAAGTTTGGTGCTGCTAATCAGGCTTCAGAGAACTCGAAGAGAACTCAAGAG GCTCTTGCTGCCTCCACTGCTGCTCAGGCCAACAATGCAACCAACAGGACTACCCCGCAACG TACTGTTAAAACCACAGTGGATTCCAAACTGTCCAGTCCACCCACTGGTTCTAATGCAACTG CAAGCCCAGCCCAACCCAAACCTCTGTCCACACCGACTACACCAACCTCCTCCGCATTAGCTTCTCCTGCACCCATTCTACAGATCATCTCCACAACTACCAGCTCCACTCCCTCCTCCACCTCTTTGCCTGGCCAGTCTCAGACAGGCACCCTACTACTTAAGACTGGACCCAGTACAGGGGTCATGACTAGCACCCCAGCAACATCAGGGGGTCAGTCAGTGTCTATTCAGCCCCTTTTGATTCAGCTGCCTTTAGCGATGGCAAATGGGCAAAGTGGGGCATTGGTTAGTACTGCTGGCGGTGTCAGTTTAATACCGGTGTCGTCTATATCTACGGTTAGTAGCAACAATAAAGCAAAGACGACTACACCTACCACCACCTTCATCCTTCAAAAGCCAGCAGGCAGTATTGTTTCATCTTCCTCGACCTCGTCGGTTCCGGTGGTGTCCTTAGCCAGAGCTGTGTATCCGGGTGGCACAGGGACTGTCAGTTCACCCAGCACAGGGATATCTGTGACAACAGCCCGAACACCTACGCAGTGTGCTGCTGTGGTGGGAGTGTCTACAGCGGCCTCTTCTCCAGGAACCACAGGACCGGCGGCGACAGGATCAGCCGCAGCTGCAGCTGGTCCACCATTGGCCTCCGCACTGGCCTCAAAGACAG ATAATCAGGCGAAAACACCCTCTCAG ACTGGGCGTCCCAAAGGTTCTGTCATAGATCTGACTGAAGATGATGACGATGTTCAAG TGACAGGAGTCCAGAAAGCCACTGTTTCCCCCATCACTACCCAGCGTGCATCTGGGCCTCCTCCTTTAGTCAGCTCTACCACTAATGccg GAGCTCGATCAGCACAACGTTCCTCTGTG GATACTCCATCCCGTCCAAGCTCCTCTTCCTCCACCACTCTTCCACCATTACCACTGGCTCCATCGCCACCGGCACGTCTCCCACCTGAGGCCGCCCACACGTCCCCTCCGCAGCAACCCCAACTTAAACTGGCCCGCGTCCAGAGCCAAAACGGGATCGTCCTATCCTGGTGTGTTGCAGAAACTGACCGCAACTGTGCCGCTGTAGACACCTATCACCTGTACGCCTATCACCAGGACCACCAGGGGGCGGCATCGGGCACTGGAGCTTCGGCTCAGTCACTGTGGAAGAAGATCGGGGAGGTGAAGGCGCTGCCGCTGCCCATGGCGTGCACCTTGACCCAGTTTGTCTCGGGATCCACATATTATTTTGCCGTCAGGGCCAAAGATGTGTATGGACGCTTCGGTCCTTTCTGTGAACCGCAGTGCACTGATGTCATTAACCCAGCATCCTCTACGTCATCCTAA
- the LOC128018874 gene encoding activating transcription factor 7-interacting protein 1 isoform X2, with protein MSDSDTLWPHFSCRRLYSVKMEVAVPEEPQKKIFRARKTMKMSDRQQLEALHTTLTTTSSCSASYSSSSSRPQTPLVNGAHTKKEEVQEKDLNHKETELMSPAPDSARCSPTPSFTLSRSPSPPNTQTTSPSMDIDDPLVAAEEKKETSNKSSSSSLSASPSGLNCDPEVKEGFLCLSEEDEIQADKDENKDSSEETMNEDDEKEDRKDKKGTSEKAGADSSSPAGTKRSLSDVNDEDDKEVKEERDEKRARLGGEELEAQLELKITASAGSRHKLEKMVQQLVEERLRVLQLTVFDRSIKELKERVEKIDNATKQQNTMQHFNTLQAKISRLAKKFGAANQASENSKRTQEALAASTAAQANNATNRTTPQRTVKTTVDSKLSSPPTGSNATASPAQPKPLSTPTTPTSSALASPAPILQIISTTTSSTPSSTSLPGQSQTGTLLLKTGPSTGVMTSTPATSGGQSVSIQPLLIQLPLAMANGQSGALVSTAGGVSLIPVSSISTVSSNNKAKTTTPTTTFILQKPAGSIVSSSSTSSVPVVSLARAVYPGGTGTVSSPSTGISVTTARTPTQCAAVVGVSTAASSPGTTGPAATGSAAAAAGPPLASALASKTDNQAKTPSQTGRPKGSVIDLTEDDDDVQVTGVQKATVSPITTQRASGPPPLVSSTTNAGARSAQRSSVDTPSRPSSSSSTTLPPLPLAPSPPARLPPEAAHTSPPQQPQLKLARVQSQNGIVLSWCVAETDRNCAAVDTYHLYAYHQDHQGAASGTGASAQSLWKKIGEVKALPLPMACTLTQFVSGSTYYFAVRAKDVYGRFGPFCEPQCTDVINPASSTSS; from the exons ATGAGTGACAGTGACACCTTGTGGCCACACTTCAGTTGCAGGCGCTTGTACTCG GTGAAAATGGAAGTAGCTGTACCAGAGGAACCTCAGAAGAAAATCTTTCGTGCACGGAAAACGATGAAGATGAGCGACCGGCAGCAACTGGAAGCTCTGCACACCACCCTGACAACCACCTCCTCCTGCTCCGCCTCTTACTCATCTTCCTCCTCACGACCTCAGACACCACTGGTGAATGGCGCCCACACCAAGAAAGAGGAAGTCCAGGAGAAAGACTTGAATCATAAAGAGACCGAATTGATGTCACCTGCCCCTGATTCTGCTCGCTGTTCCCCTACTCCATCTTTCACCCTCTCTCGATCCCCTTCTCCACCCAACACACAAACTACCTCGCCTTCTATGGATATTGACGACCCCCTTGTGGCCGCAGAAGAGAAAAAGGAGACAAGCAATAAAAGttcctcttcttctctttctgCTTCCCCCTCGGGGTTGAATTGTGATCCAGAGGTTAAAGAAGGATTTCTGTGCTTAAGCGAAGAGGATGAAATCCAAGCAGACAAAGATGAAAACAAAGACAGTAGTGAGGAGACGATGAATGAAGATGATGAGAAAGAGGACCGAAAAGACAAAAAAGGCACTTCTGAGAAAGCAGGAG CAGACAGCAGTTCTCCTGCTGGTACTAAGAGATCATTGTCTGACGTGAACGATGAAGATGATAAAGAAGTCAAGGAGGAGAGAGATGAAAAACGAGCAAGGCTGGGGGGTGAGGAGCTGGAGGCTCAGCTAGAGCTGAAAATCACAGCCAGTGCTGGGAGCCGCCATAAACTGGAGAAG ATGGTACAGCAGTTAGTTGAGGAACGGTTACGGGTGTTGCAGTTGACTGTGTTTGACCGAAGTATAAAAGAGCTGAAAGAGAGAGTGGAGAAGATTGACAATGCAACCAAACAACAGAATACGATGCAGCATTTTAACACACTACAG GCCAAGATTTCCCGGCTGGCAAAAAAGTTTGGTGCTGCTAATCAGGCTTCAGAGAACTCGAAGAGAACTCAAGAG GCTCTTGCTGCCTCCACTGCTGCTCAGGCCAACAATGCAACCAACAGGACTACCCCGCAACG TACTGTTAAAACCACAGTGGATTCCAAACTGTCCAGTCCACCCACTGGTTCTAATGCAACTG CAAGCCCAGCCCAACCCAAACCTCTGTCCACACCGACTACACCAACCTCCTCCGCATTAGCTTCTCCTGCACCCATTCTACAGATCATCTCCACAACTACCAGCTCCACTCCCTCCTCCACCTCTTTGCCTGGCCAGTCTCAGACAGGCACCCTACTACTTAAGACTGGACCCAGTACAGGGGTCATGACTAGCACCCCAGCAACATCAGGGGGTCAGTCAGTGTCTATTCAGCCCCTTTTGATTCAGCTGCCTTTAGCGATGGCAAATGGGCAAAGTGGGGCATTGGTTAGTACTGCTGGCGGTGTCAGTTTAATACCGGTGTCGTCTATATCTACGGTTAGTAGCAACAATAAAGCAAAGACGACTACACCTACCACCACCTTCATCCTTCAAAAGCCAGCAGGCAGTATTGTTTCATCTTCCTCGACCTCGTCGGTTCCGGTGGTGTCCTTAGCCAGAGCTGTGTATCCGGGTGGCACAGGGACTGTCAGTTCACCCAGCACAGGGATATCTGTGACAACAGCCCGAACACCTACGCAGTGTGCTGCTGTGGTGGGAGTGTCTACAGCGGCCTCTTCTCCAGGAACCACAGGACCGGCGGCGACAGGATCAGCCGCAGCTGCAGCTGGTCCACCATTGGCCTCCGCACTGGCCTCAAAGACAG ATAATCAGGCGAAAACACCCTCTCAG ACTGGGCGTCCCAAAGGTTCTGTCATAGATCTGACTGAAGATGATGACGATGTTCAAG TGACAGGAGTCCAGAAAGCCACTGTTTCCCCCATCACTACCCAGCGTGCATCTGGGCCTCCTCCTTTAGTCAGCTCTACCACTAATGccg GAGCTCGATCAGCACAACGTTCCTCTGTG GATACTCCATCCCGTCCAAGCTCCTCTTCCTCCACCACTCTTCCACCATTACCACTGGCTCCATCGCCACCGGCACGTCTCCCACCTGAGGCCGCCCACACGTCCCCTCCGCAGCAACCCCAACTTAAACTGGCCCGCGTCCAGAGCCAAAACGGGATCGTCCTATCCTGGTGTGTTGCAGAAACTGACCGCAACTGTGCCGCTGTAGACACCTATCACCTGTACGCCTATCACCAGGACCACCAGGGGGCGGCATCGGGCACTGGAGCTTCGGCTCAGTCACTGTGGAAGAAGATCGGGGAGGTGAAGGCGCTGCCGCTGCCCATGGCGTGCACCTTGACCCAGTTTGTCTCGGGATCCACATATTATTTTGCCGTCAGGGCCAAAGATGTGTATGGACGCTTCGGTCCTTTCTGTGAACCGCAGTGCACTGATGTCATTAACCCAGCATCCTCTACGTCATCCTAA
- the LOC128018874 gene encoding activating transcription factor 7-interacting protein 1 isoform X3 has protein sequence MEVAVPEEPQKKIFRARKTMKMSDRQQLEALHTTLTTTSSCSASYSSSSSRPQTPLVNGAHTKKEEVQEKDLNHKETELMSPAPDSARCSPTPSFTLSRSPSPPNTQTTSPSMDIDDPLVAAEEKKETSNKSSSSSLSASPSGLNCDPEVKEGFLCLSEEDEIQADKDENKDSSEETMNEDDEKEDRKDKKGTSEKAGADSSSPAGTKRSLSDVNDEDDKEVKEERDEKRARLGGEELEAQLELKITASAGSRHKLEKMVQQLVEERLRVLQLTVFDRSIKELKERVEKIDNATKQQNTMQHFNTLQAKISRLAKKFGAANQASENSKRTQEALAASTAAQANNATNRTTPQRTVKTTVDSKLSSPPTGSNATASPAQPKPLSTPTTPTSSALASPAPILQIISTTTSSTPSSTSLPGQSQTGTLLLKTGPSTGVMTSTPATSGGQSVSIQPLLIQLPLAMANGQSGALVSTAGGVSLIPVSSISTVSSNNKAKTTTPTTTFILQKPAGSIVSSSSTSSVPVVSLARAVYPGGTGTVSSPSTGISVTTARTPTQCAAVVGVSTAASSPGTTGPAATGSAAAAAGPPLASALASKTDNQAKTPSQTGRPKGSVIDLTEDDDDVQVTGVQKATVSPITTQRASGPPPLVSSTTNAGARSAQRSSVDTPSRPSSSSSTTLPPLPLAPSPPARLPPEAAHTSPPQQPQLKLARVQSQNGIVLSWCVAETDRNCAAVDTYHLYAYHQDHQGAASGTGASAQSLWKKIGEVKALPLPMACTLTQFVSGSTYYFAVRAKDVYGRFGPFCEPQCTDVINPASSTSS, from the exons ATGGAAGTAGCTGTACCAGAGGAACCTCAGAAGAAAATCTTTCGTGCACGGAAAACGATGAAGATGAGCGACCGGCAGCAACTGGAAGCTCTGCACACCACCCTGACAACCACCTCCTCCTGCTCCGCCTCTTACTCATCTTCCTCCTCACGACCTCAGACACCACTGGTGAATGGCGCCCACACCAAGAAAGAGGAAGTCCAGGAGAAAGACTTGAATCATAAAGAGACCGAATTGATGTCACCTGCCCCTGATTCTGCTCGCTGTTCCCCTACTCCATCTTTCACCCTCTCTCGATCCCCTTCTCCACCCAACACACAAACTACCTCGCCTTCTATGGATATTGACGACCCCCTTGTGGCCGCAGAAGAGAAAAAGGAGACAAGCAATAAAAGttcctcttcttctctttctgCTTCCCCCTCGGGGTTGAATTGTGATCCAGAGGTTAAAGAAGGATTTCTGTGCTTAAGCGAAGAGGATGAAATCCAAGCAGACAAAGATGAAAACAAAGACAGTAGTGAGGAGACGATGAATGAAGATGATGAGAAAGAGGACCGAAAAGACAAAAAAGGCACTTCTGAGAAAGCAGGAG CAGACAGCAGTTCTCCTGCTGGTACTAAGAGATCATTGTCTGACGTGAACGATGAAGATGATAAAGAAGTCAAGGAGGAGAGAGATGAAAAACGAGCAAGGCTGGGGGGTGAGGAGCTGGAGGCTCAGCTAGAGCTGAAAATCACAGCCAGTGCTGGGAGCCGCCATAAACTGGAGAAG ATGGTACAGCAGTTAGTTGAGGAACGGTTACGGGTGTTGCAGTTGACTGTGTTTGACCGAAGTATAAAAGAGCTGAAAGAGAGAGTGGAGAAGATTGACAATGCAACCAAACAACAGAATACGATGCAGCATTTTAACACACTACAG GCCAAGATTTCCCGGCTGGCAAAAAAGTTTGGTGCTGCTAATCAGGCTTCAGAGAACTCGAAGAGAACTCAAGAG GCTCTTGCTGCCTCCACTGCTGCTCAGGCCAACAATGCAACCAACAGGACTACCCCGCAACG TACTGTTAAAACCACAGTGGATTCCAAACTGTCCAGTCCACCCACTGGTTCTAATGCAACTG CAAGCCCAGCCCAACCCAAACCTCTGTCCACACCGACTACACCAACCTCCTCCGCATTAGCTTCTCCTGCACCCATTCTACAGATCATCTCCACAACTACCAGCTCCACTCCCTCCTCCACCTCTTTGCCTGGCCAGTCTCAGACAGGCACCCTACTACTTAAGACTGGACCCAGTACAGGGGTCATGACTAGCACCCCAGCAACATCAGGGGGTCAGTCAGTGTCTATTCAGCCCCTTTTGATTCAGCTGCCTTTAGCGATGGCAAATGGGCAAAGTGGGGCATTGGTTAGTACTGCTGGCGGTGTCAGTTTAATACCGGTGTCGTCTATATCTACGGTTAGTAGCAACAATAAAGCAAAGACGACTACACCTACCACCACCTTCATCCTTCAAAAGCCAGCAGGCAGTATTGTTTCATCTTCCTCGACCTCGTCGGTTCCGGTGGTGTCCTTAGCCAGAGCTGTGTATCCGGGTGGCACAGGGACTGTCAGTTCACCCAGCACAGGGATATCTGTGACAACAGCCCGAACACCTACGCAGTGTGCTGCTGTGGTGGGAGTGTCTACAGCGGCCTCTTCTCCAGGAACCACAGGACCGGCGGCGACAGGATCAGCCGCAGCTGCAGCTGGTCCACCATTGGCCTCCGCACTGGCCTCAAAGACAG ATAATCAGGCGAAAACACCCTCTCAG ACTGGGCGTCCCAAAGGTTCTGTCATAGATCTGACTGAAGATGATGACGATGTTCAAG TGACAGGAGTCCAGAAAGCCACTGTTTCCCCCATCACTACCCAGCGTGCATCTGGGCCTCCTCCTTTAGTCAGCTCTACCACTAATGccg GAGCTCGATCAGCACAACGTTCCTCTGTG GATACTCCATCCCGTCCAAGCTCCTCTTCCTCCACCACTCTTCCACCATTACCACTGGCTCCATCGCCACCGGCACGTCTCCCACCTGAGGCCGCCCACACGTCCCCTCCGCAGCAACCCCAACTTAAACTGGCCCGCGTCCAGAGCCAAAACGGGATCGTCCTATCCTGGTGTGTTGCAGAAACTGACCGCAACTGTGCCGCTGTAGACACCTATCACCTGTACGCCTATCACCAGGACCACCAGGGGGCGGCATCGGGCACTGGAGCTTCGGCTCAGTCACTGTGGAAGAAGATCGGGGAGGTGAAGGCGCTGCCGCTGCCCATGGCGTGCACCTTGACCCAGTTTGTCTCGGGATCCACATATTATTTTGCCGTCAGGGCCAAAGATGTGTATGGACGCTTCGGTCCTTTCTGTGAACCGCAGTGCACTGATGTCATTAACCCAGCATCCTCTACGTCATCCTAA